In Aspergillus fumigatus Af293 chromosome 4, whole genome shotgun sequence, one genomic interval encodes:
- the rcf1 gene encoding respiratory supercomplex assembly factor RCF1, with product MLNEPLPSSMEDNPQFKEETSLQKFRRRLKEEPLIPLGCAATCYALYRAYRSMKAGDSVEMNKMFRARIYAQFFTLVAVVAGGMYYKTERQQRREFEKMVEQRKAQEKRDAWLRELEIRDKEDKDWRERHAAIEAAAKEAGKRPAPKKLPEQDAARSAIEPADERSIGVLSAVRDLWMQQK from the exons ATGCTCAACGAACCCCTTCCTTCCTCGATGGAGGATAACCC CCAATTCAAGGAGGAGACTTCTCTCCAGAAATTCCGCAGACGCCTCAAGGAGGAACCCTTGATCCCGCTAG GATGCGCCGCCACATGTTACGCCCTTTACCGCGCCTACAGGTCGATGAAGGCCGGTGACTCGGTCGAAATGAACAAGATGTTCCGTGCTCGTATCTACGCCCAATTCTTTACACTCGTCGCTGTTGTTGCCGGAGGCATGTACTACAAGACAGAGCGCCAGCAACGGAGGGAGTTCGAGAAGATGGTGGAGCAGCGGAAGGCACAGGAGAAGAGGGATGCTTGGTTGCGTGAGCTGGAAATCCGAGACAAGGAAGATAAGGACTGGAGGGAGCGTCATGCTGCCATTGAGGCTGCTGCTAAGGAGGCTGGCAAGAGGCCGGCGCCGAAAAAGCTTCCAGAGCAGGACGCTGCTCGGTCAGCTATTGAGCCTGCTGATGAGAGGTCTATCGGTGTACTATCTGCTGTGCGAGATTTATGGATGCAGCAAAAGTGA
- a CDS encoding threonine dehydratase, biosynthetic, translated as MPDQSATNGTTTPVTAKLSNLALTEYTAAPTPPSEKDQDTALGVSRDWGIPNAFLLPNGYPDYLRLILTSRVYDVIQETPLHHAINLSNRLECRVLLKREDLLPVFSFKLRGAYNKMAHLSPEQRWKGVIACSAGNHAQGVAFSARKLKIPATIVMPSGTPAIKHLNVARLGGSVILHGNDFDAAKEEAHRLEKQHGLTSIPPFDDPYVIAGQGTIGMEILRQANLEKLEAVFCAVGGGGLVAGIGVYLKRIAPHVKVIGVEAYDANAMARSLGEGSRVFLREVGLFADGAAVKTVGEETYRLAREVIDDVILVSTDETCAAIKDAFEDTRSIIEPAGALALAGLKKYVSQNPSPDTNRELVAITSGANMDFDRLRFVAERAALGERKEALLSVKIPEKPGAFANLVEVILPQAVTAFSYRYARAESADVLMGISLSALTGREDLAKIMDQLEKAGMPAKDLSDDELAKRHVRFLVGGRCDVKDERLFMFEFPERPGALAKFLTTLRPNQNISLFHYRNYGGDVGKVLAGIQCPNDEKKDLEAFLNDLGYPFSEQTDSPTYQTFLRC; from the exons ATGCCCGATCAATCTGCCACGAACGGTACAACAACTCCGGTCACTGCGAAGCTGAGCAACCTCGCTCTGACTGAGTACACCGCCGCTCCCACTCCCCCCTCAGAGAAGGACCAAGACACCGCGCTGGGCGTATCCCGAGACTGGGGTATCCCAAATGCATTCCTGCTCCCCAATGGCTACCCAGAT TATCTCCGCCTTATTTTGACGTCACGGGTCTACGATGTTATTCAGGAGACACCTCTCCATCACGCCATCAATCTTAGCAACCGTCTAGAATGTCGGGTGCTGCTCAAGCGGGAGGACTTGCTCCCTGTATTCAGCTTCAAGCTCCGTGGAGCTTACAACAAGATGGCGCATTTATCCCCCGAGCAGCGGTGGAAGGGAGTTATTGCATGCTCCGCAG GTAACCACGCACAAGGCGTTGCATTTTCCGCCCGCAAGCTCAAGATCCCCGCGACCATCGTCATGCCCTCGGGTACCCCTGCCATCAAGCATTTGAATGTTGCGCGTCTTGGCGGCAGTGTTATCCTTCACGGAAACGACTTCGACgctgccaaggaggaagctcatCGACTGGAGAAGCAGCACGGCCTGACCAGCATTCCTCCCTTTGATGATCCGTACGTGATTGCAGGACAGGGTACCATTGGAATGGAAATTCTGCGTCAGGCAAACTTGGAGAAACTCGAAGCTGTTTTCTGTGCTGTCGGCGGAGGGGGTCTGGTTGCCGGTATCGGGGTTTATCTGAAGCGCATTGCGCCGCATGTGAAGGTCATCGGAGTTGAGGCCTACGATGCCAACGCCATGGCCCGGTCGTTGGGCGAAGGATCTCGAGTCTTCCTTCGGGAGGTTGGACTGTTTGCGGACGGAGCGGCTGTGAAGACTGTGGGAGAGGAAACATATCGTCTTGCTCGTGAGGTAATTGACGATGTCATCTTGGTTTCAACCGATGAGACCTGTGCCGCCATTAAGGATGCGTTTGAGGACACAAGATCTATTATCGAGCCCGCTGGTGCCCTGGCACTCGCAGGTCTCAAGAAGTACGTCTCCCAGAACCCTAGCCCCGACACCAACCGGGAGCTGGTCGCCATCACATCTGGCGCAAACATGGACTTCGATCGCTTGCGTTTTGTGGCTGAGCGTGCTGCTCTGGGAGAGCGAAAGGAGGCGCTGCTAAGCGTCAAAATTCCCGAGAAGCCTGGCGCTTTCGCAAACCTCGTCGAGGTGATCCTTCCTCAAGCCGTAACCGCCTTCAGTTACCGTTATGCTCGGGCCGAGTCCGCCGATGTCCTGATGGGCATCTCCTTGTCTGCGCTGACAGGTCGCGAAGACTTGGCGAAGATTATGGATCAGCTCGAAAAGGCCGGCATGCCCGCCAAGGATTTGAGCGACGACGAGCTTGCCAAGCGACACGTGCGCTTCCTGGTTGGAGGACGCTGCGACGTCAAGGATGAACGTCTCTTCATGTTTGAATTTCCAGAGCGTCCAGGAGCCTTGGCCAAGTTCCTCACGACGCTCCGGCCCAACCAGAACATCTCCCTGTTCCACTACCGCAATTATGGTGGTGATGTCGGAAAGGTACTGGCCGGCATTCAGTGTCCGAATGACGAGAAAAAGGATCTCGAGGCCTTCCTCAACGACCTCGGCTATCCGTTCAGCGAGCAAACCGACTCTCCCACCTACCAGACATTCCTACGTTGTTAA